One Weissella coleopterorum DNA segment encodes these proteins:
- a CDS encoding IS3 family transposase (programmed frameshift) — protein sequence MVIKYSNDFKESIVSLHKVGRSANSLAKEYNVSVSTVSKWVNQADPNNTKVLSANERALIKENKQLKEELDIFKTSSGAYGEKLIIKGRIPTLKIINDNLQVGHRITKILNVLRIPRSTYYGYIHWKPGKTLLRRNFIKQKVLDAWLKYPMYGYPRLTILLNRQLKIKISQRMVYKQMYALKIRSRMTKRINKPKTHTEYDQRPNLIKGLPDQSNILLTDITYIPVKNTWVYLASMYNPVTRRVISYKVGSHMTKELATDVINQVAVKSVKPSIIHSDMGSQYTSDLFESTLTRFGIKHSYSRKGQPGDNARIESFHSILKREYINFQEFKTIHEAIAGIDSYIRWYNSDRISLVA from the exons ATGGTTATCAAATATTCAAATGACTTTAAAGAATCGATCGTAAGCTTGCATAAAGTTGGTCGTTCAGCTAATTCATTAGCAAAAGAATACAACGTTAGTGTTTCAACGGTTTCTAAATGGGTTAATCAAGCCGATCCTAACAATACGAAAGTATTGTCAGCAAATGAAAGGGCATTGATTAAAGAAAATAAACAACTAAAAGAAGAACTTGATATTT TTAAAACGAGCAGCGGTGCTTATGGCGAAAAATTGATCATCAAAGGACGTATTCCTACCTTAAAAATTATTAATGACAATCTACAGGTTGGGCACCGCATTACTAAAATTTTGAACGTCCTCAGAATTCCACGATCGACTTATTATGGCTATATACATTGGAAGCCTGGTAAAACACTTCTTCGTCGCAATTTCATTAAGCAAAAGGTATTAGATGCATGGTTAAAATATCCTATGTATGGATACCCGCGATTAACAATTTTATTAAATCGTCAGTTAAAAATTAAAATTAGCCAGCGTATGGTTTATAAACAGATGTACGCTTTAAAAATTAGGTCTAGGATGACTAAACGAATTAATAAGCCTAAAACACATACTGAATATGATCAACGACCAAATCTAATTAAAGGATTACCTGATCAATCCAATATTCTTTTAACAGATATTACGTATATTCCCGTTAAAAATACTTGGGTTTATCTAGCTAGTATGTACAATCCCGTAACCCGGCGGGTTATTTCTTATAAAGTTGGAAGTCATATGACTAAGGAATTAGCAACCGACGTCATTAATCAAGTCGCAGTAAAGTCTGTTAAACCAAGCATTATTCATAGCGATATGGGGAGTCAGTATACAAGCGATTTATTTGAAAGTACTTTAACTCGTTTTGGGATTAAGCATTCTTATTCTCGTAAAGGACAACCTGGTGATAACGCAAGAATTGAGAGCTTTCACTCAATTTTGAAGCGTGAATACATTAATTTTCAAGAATTTAAGACAATTCATGAAGCAATAGCTGGCATTGATAGCTATATTCGCTGGTATAACAGTGATCGAATTTCCCTTGTAGCGTAG
- a CDS encoding MucBP domain-containing protein — translation MMYYIEQFVRNSIIGADFDLSDKEYLLTILDDPQSFLENDGNKTVYDLMISEGEDSDETVESLSSKNSFQAMILKFLANFKTHGMSAEEIKKEYDSKYKQDIHDYDSELGDQADQIFDSEDEGILKMMADSMIPQYTRVLGLSEEMFCNISPEETKIKDEYFLNSKVKDIVNFVDDNGNKLIDVSVIVASTDDTGAIPFAFVDNDLLGADVTVKYVDENGKEIAQSEVKSGNIGDKYTTEKKDIKGYTFKEVKGSESGEFTDKSQTVTYVYTKNPIKAADVKAEYVDENGKEIAQSEVKSGNIGDKYTTEKKDIKGYTFKEVRGSESGEFTDKSQTVTYVYTKNPIKAADVKAEYVDENGKEIAQSEVKSGNIGDKYTTEKKDIKGYTFKKVKGSITGTLSDKAQTVTYIYAKNDDSENQTDPSEPAKPDTPDNSGDTDNPVNNNDSNNADKTTDSNSTIKNVVNNVVEGAQTLLPKTAADKLTLTGVLIAVVVSLAGIIILNKRK, via the coding sequence ATGATGTATTATATCGAACAATTTGTCCGTAATTCCATCATAGGAGCCGACTTTGACTTAAGTGATAAAGAATATCTATTAACTATATTAGATGATCCTCAATCGTTTTTGGAAAATGATGGTAATAAAACGGTTTATGATTTAATGATATCTGAAGGTGAGGATTCCGATGAGACAGTGGAGTCGTTAAGTTCTAAGAATTCTTTTCAAGCTATGATATTAAAATTTTTGGCGAATTTTAAAACACATGGTATGAGTGCTGAAGAAATCAAAAAAGAGTATGACAGTAAATATAAACAAGATATCCATGATTATGATTCTGAACTGGGGGATCAAGCTGATCAGATATTTGATTCTGAAGATGAAGGCATTTTAAAAATGATGGCTGATTCTATGATTCCTCAATATACAAGAGTTTTAGGATTATCAGAAGAGATGTTTTGTAATATTAGTCCTGAAGAAACTAAAATAAAAGATGAATATTTTTTAAATTCAAAAGTTAAGGATATTGTTAACTTTGTCGACGATAACGGAAATAAGCTTATTGATGTTAGTGTTATTGTAGCTTCCACCGATGATACTGGTGCTATACCATTTGCCTTTGTAGATAACGATTTACTAGGTGCGGATGTTACAGTTAAATATGTTGATGAAAATGGTAAAGAAATTGCCCAGTCAGAAGTAAAAAGTGGAAACATTGGGGATAAGTACACAACTGAAAAGAAAGACATCAAAGGATACACTTTCAAAGAAGTAAAAGGAAGTGAGTCAGGTGAATTCACAGATAAGAGCCAGACGGTGACGTATGTTTATACCAAAAATCCAATTAAAGCAGCTGATGTAAAGGCCGAGTATGTTGATGAAAATGGTAAAGAAATTGCCCAGTCAGAAGTAAAAAGTGGAAACATTGGGGATAAGTACACAACTGAAAAGAAAGACATCAAAGGATACACTTTCAAAGAAGTAAGAGGAAGTGAGTCAGGTGAATTCACAGATAAGAGCCAGACGGTGACGTATGTTTATACCAAAAATCCAATTAAAGCAGCTGATGTAAAGGCCGAGTATGTTGATGAAAATGGTAAAGAAATTGCCCAGTCAGAAGTAAAAAGTGGAAACATTGGGGATAAGTACACAACTGAAAAGAAAGACATCAAAGGATACACTTTCAAAAAAGTCAAGGGAAGTATCACGGGAACATTGAGTGATAAAGCTCAAACTGTAACCTATATCTATGCCAAGAATGATGATTCAGAAAACCAAACTGATCCTAGTGAACCAGCTAAGCCAGATACACCAGATAATTCTGGAGATACTGATAATCCAGTAAATAACAATGACTCAAATAATGCTGATAAGACTACAGATAGTAATTCAACAATTAAAAATGTTGTAAATAACGTAGTTGAAGGAGCACAAACGTTGTTACCTAAGACGGCAGCAGATAAGTTAACTCTTACCGGAGTTTTGATCGCGGTAGTGGTTTCACTAGCTGGAATAATTATTTTGAATAAACGTAAATAG